The proteins below come from a single Microcoleus sp. FACHB-68 genomic window:
- a CDS encoding DUF6883 domain-containing protein: MLIPNAQNAVVDIRKLRDYCLNPDHDDGKHKARQFSSSLCMTADCAEELRQILLTVVKTHEARLGRQDEFGQRYILDFTLEWQNRSATLRSGWIIEYGSEIPKLTTCYPL; the protein is encoded by the coding sequence ATGCTGATTCCAAATGCACAAAATGCAGTTGTTGATATTCGCAAATTGCGTGACTACTGCCTAAATCCAGATCACGACGATGGAAAGCACAAAGCTCGGCAGTTTTCATCAAGTCTTTGTATGACGGCTGACTGCGCCGAGGAGTTACGCCAAATTTTGCTTACAGTTGTTAAAACCCATGAAGCCCGATTAGGCCGGCAAGATGAGTTTGGGCAACGCTATATTCTAGATTTTACGCTCGAATGGCAGAATAGAAGTGCAACCCTTCGGAGTGGCTGGATCATTGAGTATGGTTCAGA